A section of the Patescibacteria group bacterium genome encodes:
- the murA gene encoding UDP-N-acetylglucosamine 1-carboxyvinyltransferase produces MSKFVIRGGERLRGDIEVHGMKNAATPILAATLLTSEECIIDNVPQITDVIKMVEILKSLGARAEWTSGRQLTICGKDACIGKIDQKKVKSMRSSVLLLGPLLARFNEVTISEPGGCILGKRPLDTHFYALSALGASVEPAGDEFTIRASGLHGAEIVLPEFSVTATENALMAASLADGKTVIKLAAAEPHVQDLIDFLCAMGAKISGRGTHTLVIEGVKKLGGARHALIPDQIEICTWAVAAAVTAGEINIHPVVPEHLDIVMLKLKEAGVLAEIKGDVLEVRPSTNFRAFKLQSLPYPGFPTDLEAPFGVLATRCPGTTLIHDPLYEGRMGYINELIKMGANATICDPHRVLVTGPTPLYGREIRSYDLRAGATLIIAGLIAEGETVIDEAEVVDRGYETIDERLRGLGADIRRE; encoded by the coding sequence ATGAGTAAATTTGTAATTCGCGGGGGGGAGCGATTGCGCGGCGATATTGAGGTGCATGGCATGAAAAATGCCGCGACGCCAATACTTGCAGCAACGCTTCTTACGAGCGAAGAATGCATTATAGACAATGTACCACAGATTACGGATGTGATAAAGATGGTTGAGATTTTGAAGAGTCTGGGTGCGCGCGCTGAGTGGACCAGCGGGCGCCAGCTTACGATTTGCGGGAAAGATGCGTGTATCGGCAAGATTGATCAGAAAAAAGTAAAAAGTATGCGGTCGTCGGTGCTATTACTCGGACCGCTGCTTGCGCGTTTTAATGAAGTAACGATCTCTGAACCGGGCGGCTGTATTTTGGGCAAGCGTCCGTTGGATACGCATTTTTATGCGCTCTCGGCGCTGGGTGCGAGCGTTGAACCAGCCGGGGACGAGTTCACGATTCGGGCCAGCGGCTTGCACGGTGCGGAAATTGTTTTACCCGAATTTTCAGTTACTGCGACCGAGAATGCGCTAATGGCCGCGTCGCTCGCCGACGGAAAAACCGTGATAAAGCTTGCGGCGGCCGAGCCACATGTCCAGGATTTGATCGATTTTCTCTGCGCCATGGGCGCGAAAATTTCCGGACGGGGAACGCATACCCTTGTCATTGAAGGAGTTAAGAAGCTTGGCGGAGCGCGGCACGCGCTGATTCCGGATCAGATTGAAATTTGCACTTGGGCGGTTGCCGCCGCGGTAACGGCCGGAGAGATCAATATTCATCCGGTTGTTCCCGAGCATTTGGATATCGTGATGTTGAAGCTGAAAGAGGCGGGAGTTTTGGCGGAGATTAAGGGGGACGTACTTGAAGTGAGGCCGTCGACAAATTTTCGGGCATTTAAACTGCAGAGTCTGCCATATCCCGGATTTCCGACCGATCTCGAGGCGCCGTTCGGAGTACTCGCAACCCGGTGCCCGGGCACTACATTGATTCATGACCCGCTGTACGAAGGGCGCATGGGATATATCAATGAACTTATAAAAATGGGCGCGAACGCCACGATCTGCGATCCGCACCGTGTGCTCGTCACCGGGCCGACGCCGCTCTATGGCCGCGAAATCCGAAGCTATGATTTACGCGCCGGCGCGACGCTTATTATTGCCGGACTAATTGCCGAGGGCGAGACAGTTATCGACGAGGCCGAAGTAGTTGATCGCGGTTATGAGACAATTGACGAGCGGCTGCGCGGTTTGGGCGCCGATATCCGAAGGGAATAG
- a CDS encoding PEGA domain-containing protein, giving the protein MKISARLSIKIIFVLIFLTVAPLIIAYTMGYRYNFTSGQMQHTGVLVINSNPTDAEIFINGQPEKQRTPAIIKKINPNEYTVEIKKTNFIPWSKKLTVNSGESTFADMVTLFMDSDPSLLIERKIASSSFSPDRSSLIYVIKESSWAEIWIFTTKRREFSLIERRNLDDFNDASIVWAPGSSKIFFEIQKPGGKEQLIYDVSDGSIVNLLQYLEKPAERFFWSKTSDDVFYVVNDTNLSAINLPTGQITPLFSGSTEYFVRGDKIFSIIKNNGKIILSVSDINNPLAGSTILYELPHGNYTFEDSGFPYLMLKRDNRELLLFDTSAPFTEPILQEEASGYSWYTSNQGEKKLLYFKDFEIWIFYPKSKYNELITRFASQIKNASWHRNGEYIFFDFGDGIKVIELDSREKRNIFDLVNEATIADFAVDYNSENLYFIGIWQNSLGLHYLPLI; this is encoded by the coding sequence ATGAAGATATCCGCCAGATTATCAATTAAGATCATATTCGTACTTATTTTTTTGACTGTCGCCCCGCTGATTATCGCCTACACCATGGGCTATCGTTATAATTTCACCTCCGGTCAGATGCAGCATACCGGCGTACTCGTAATAAATTCTAACCCGACGGATGCGGAAATATTTATCAACGGCCAGCCCGAAAAACAGCGGACCCCGGCAATAATAAAAAAAATAAACCCCAACGAGTATACCGTTGAAATCAAAAAAACGAATTTTATTCCGTGGTCAAAAAAACTTACCGTAAACAGCGGCGAATCAACATTTGCCGACATGGTGACGCTTTTTATGGATAGCGATCCGAGCCTGCTCATTGAAAGAAAAATTGCTAGTTCGTCGTTCTCGCCGGATCGTTCGAGCCTCATTTATGTAATTAAGGAATCGAGCTGGGCGGAAATCTGGATTTTTACGACAAAGCGGCGGGAATTCAGTCTGATTGAACGCCGCAATCTCGACGACTTCAATGACGCGTCAATTGTATGGGCCCCGGGGTCGTCGAAAATATTTTTTGAAATACAGAAGCCTGGCGGCAAAGAACAACTAATCTACGATGTTAGTGACGGCAGCATCGTCAACCTTTTACAATATCTTGAAAAACCGGCGGAAAGATTCTTCTGGTCCAAAACAAGCGATGACGTTTTTTACGTCGTGAATGACACGAATTTATCGGCTATAAATCTGCCCACCGGCCAGATAACCCCGCTCTTCTCCGGCTCGACTGAGTATTTTGTCCGCGGCGACAAAATATTTTCGATTATCAAAAATAACGGGAAAATAATTCTAAGCGTATCCGATATTAATAACCCGCTCGCCGGCAGTACCATCCTCTACGAACTGCCGCACGGAAACTACACGTTTGAGGACTCCGGTTTTCCCTACCTCATGCTCAAAAGAGACAACCGCGAACTTTTACTTTTCGACACCTCGGCTCCGTTTACCGAACCAATTTTGCAGGAGGAAGCCAGCGGTTATTCCTGGTACACCTCCAACCAGGGAGAGAAAAAACTTCTGTATTTTAAAGACTTTGAAATCTGGATTTTTTACCCCAAGAGTAAATATAATGAGTTGATAACGCGTTTTGCCAGTCAGATTAAAAACGCCAGCTGGCACCGCAATGGCGAATATATTTTCTTTGATTTCGGAGATGGGATAAAAGTTATTGAGCTGGATTCCCGCGAAAAAAGAAATATATTTGATTTGGTTAACGAGGCAACCATTGCCGATTTTGCAGTTGATTACAATTCCGAAAATCTATATTTCATCGGAATCTGGCAAAATTCCCTGGGCCTACACTACCTGCCTTTAATATAA
- a CDS encoding sugar phosphate nucleotidyltransferase, with translation MKGIILAGGHATRLRPLTKMTSKQLLPVYNKPMIYYPLTTLLNAGIKEILLIIAPEYAGHFLHLLGSGREFGPDVKFSYEIQDSPRGLADAFIVGENFIGDESVAMILGDNIFEHDFSEDIRTFERGGRIFAIEVPDPERFGVVEFDENNKVISIEEKPKVPKSRFAIPGLYIFDNRVVDFAKGVKPSARGEIEIVDLHRRYLDLGELDVRRVEGKWFDAGTFDSLLDAGNFLREKENGAGK, from the coding sequence ATGAAGGGAATAATCTTGGCGGGCGGACACGCGACCAGGTTGCGGCCGCTCACGAAAATGACATCAAAGCAATTATTGCCGGTTTATAACAAGCCCATGATTTATTATCCGCTTACGACTCTTTTGAACGCCGGCATTAAGGAAATTTTGCTCATCATCGCGCCGGAGTACGCCGGACATTTTCTTCATCTGCTCGGCTCGGGCCGGGAATTCGGTCCGGACGTGAAATTCAGCTACGAAATTCAGGATTCGCCGCGCGGTTTGGCGGACGCGTTTATCGTGGGTGAGAATTTTATCGGCGATGAGAGTGTGGCCATGATTTTAGGCGACAATATTTTTGAACATGATTTTTCGGAGGATATCAGAACATTTGAGAGGGGTGGGAGAATCTTTGCTATTGAAGTCCCGGATCCGGAACGTTTCGGCGTGGTTGAATTCGATGAGAATAATAAAGTAATTTCCATCGAGGAAAAACCAAAAGTACCCAAGAGCCGGTTTGCGATTCCGGGTTTGTATATTTTCGATAACCGAGTAGTCGATTTTGCCAAAGGAGTAAAGCCGTCGGCGCGCGGCGAAATTGAAATAGTGGACCTTCACCGGCGGTATCTGGATCTTGGTGAATTGGATGTGCGGCGAGTGGAGGGTAAGTGGTTCGATGCCGGAACATTTGATTCACTACTGGACGCGGGTAATTTTCTCCGAGAGAAAGAAAACGGTGCAGGAAAATAA
- the rfbD gene encoding dTDP-4-dehydrorhamnose reductase yields the protein MKVLIIGAKGMLGQELVQIFGDHEVIAWDREDCDIANKDEIQAKIRGAKPDVIINAAAYNDVDGAEKNKEIADLINGRAPCYLAEAAEALGAIMVHYSTDYVFRGDNKEGYGEDDRPDPQSVYATSKYLGELELAKYCTKFYLIRLSRLFGRAAAGEGAKKSFVDKMLELAQTKSELDLIDEEVSSPTYAPDLAKRTREIIDGKKGFGIYHGANRGSCTWYGFAEAIFKTKGIDIKLNPVPAGKFPRPAARPAFSVLLNTKLPEARTWQEALWEYLASF from the coding sequence ATGAAAGTATTAATTATCGGCGCCAAGGGCATGCTTGGGCAGGAATTGGTTCAGATTTTTGGCGATCATGAAGTAATCGCCTGGGACCGGGAGGATTGCGATATTGCAAATAAAGATGAAATTCAGGCAAAGATACGCGGCGCCAAACCGGATGTAATTATTAATGCCGCGGCTTATAATGACGTGGACGGAGCGGAAAAGAATAAGGAAATCGCGGATTTAATCAACGGACGGGCGCCGTGTTATTTAGCTGAAGCGGCCGAGGCACTGGGCGCGATCATGGTTCATTACTCCACGGATTATGTTTTCCGCGGCGACAATAAAGAGGGGTATGGCGAAGACGATCGGCCGGATCCGCAGTCGGTCTACGCGACGAGCAAATATCTGGGCGAGCTGGAGCTCGCGAAATATTGCACCAAATTTTATCTTATCCGCCTTTCGCGGCTTTTTGGCAGGGCGGCGGCGGGCGAAGGCGCCAAAAAAAGTTTTGTTGACAAAATGCTTGAACTCGCGCAAACTAAGAGTGAACTGGATTTGATTGACGAAGAAGTGTCATCGCCGACCTATGCGCCGGATTTGGCAAAGCGAACCCGGGAAATCATTGACGGAAAAAAAGGGTTTGGCATTTATCACGGCGCGAACCGCGGCAGTTGCACCTGGTATGGTTTCGCGGAAGCGATTTTTAAAACAAAAGGGATTGATATAAAATTAAATCCCGTGCCCGCCGGAAAGTTTCCCCGGCCGGCGGCGCGTCCGGCGTTTTCCGTGCTCCTGAATACCAAACTGCCGGAAGCGCGGACATGGCAGGAGGCATTGTGGGAATATCTGGCGAGCTTTTAG